A single Pseudomonas sp. HN11 DNA region contains:
- a CDS encoding DMT family transporter encodes MRPVDTLYLLGLAAIWGASFLFMRIIAPEIGTVPTAFFRVSIAAAGLLVILAMMRVSWDFQGKFKTVLLLGVINSGIPATLYSVAAQVLPAGYSAIFNATTPLMGVLIGGLFFSERLTPSNVAGVCLGLLGVGVLTRAGPVAFDLELLMGALACLLATTCYGFAGFLARRWLDQHGGLDSRLSALGSMLGATLFLLPFFAYSAISHPPASWGGWQVWLSLLGLGLVCTAFAYILYFRLLTSIGPVKSMTVTFMIPPFGVLWGALLLDEPLSMAHVYGGVLIAGALWLVLRPKKL; translated from the coding sequence GTGAGACCTGTCGACACCTTGTACTTGCTGGGGCTCGCCGCCATTTGGGGGGCGAGCTTCCTGTTCATGCGCATCATTGCGCCGGAGATCGGCACGGTGCCGACGGCGTTTTTCCGCGTGTCGATTGCCGCCGCCGGGTTGCTGGTAATCTTGGCGATGATGCGGGTGAGCTGGGATTTCCAGGGCAAGTTCAAGACTGTGTTACTACTGGGGGTGATCAACTCCGGGATCCCGGCAACCCTGTATTCGGTGGCGGCCCAGGTGCTGCCGGCGGGTTACTCGGCGATCTTCAACGCCACCACGCCACTGATGGGTGTATTGATCGGCGGACTGTTTTTCAGCGAGCGTCTCACGCCGTCGAACGTTGCCGGAGTCTGCCTGGGTCTGCTGGGCGTGGGTGTGCTGACCCGTGCGGGGCCCGTGGCGTTTGATCTGGAGTTGTTGATGGGAGCGCTGGCGTGTTTGCTGGCGACCACCTGTTATGGTTTTGCCGGGTTCCTGGCGCGGCGTTGGCTGGATCAACACGGCGGGCTGGACAGTCGCCTGTCAGCCCTGGGTAGCATGCTCGGTGCGACGTTGTTTCTGTTGCCGTTCTTCGCCTACAGCGCGATCAGTCATCCGCCGGCCAGTTGGGGTGGGTGGCAGGTATGGTTGTCGTTGCTGGGGTTGGGACTAGTGTGTACGGCGTTTGCCTACATTTTGTACTTCCGCCTGCTGACGTCCATCGGGCCGGTTAAGTCGATGACGGTGACGTTTATGATTCCGCCATTCGGCGTACTGTGGGGCGCGTTGCTGCTGGATGAGCCGTTATCGATGGCGCATGTGTATGGCGGGGTGTTGATCGCTGGGGCGTTGTGGTTAGTGTTGCGGCCGAAAAAACTGTGA
- a CDS encoding CPBP family intramembrane glutamic endopeptidase: MIALPWLYLALLSIGYLLALIYGQMGVLAGVSVALLLIAGYAVRQQRTPWARYLGHGLFIVLALGLAMHWLPGFYNGRGIAPQRFTEDAVPFSMYLNQDKPLIGFWLLLACPWIVARRSLRLSLCVAALALTLTAVVALGGAVLLGITHWAPKWPEQAWLWVLNNLLLVTLVEEALFRGYVQGGLSRRFKHLSYGDNVALLLASLLFGLVHLGAGWQWTLLATIAGAGYGLAYRFGGLGAAVLTHFGVNLVHFGLFVYPMLA; this comes from the coding sequence ATGATCGCATTGCCCTGGCTGTACCTGGCGCTTCTTTCCATTGGCTATCTACTGGCCTTGATCTACGGGCAAATGGGCGTGCTGGCGGGCGTGTCCGTCGCCCTGCTGCTGATTGCCGGCTACGCCGTACGCCAGCAACGCACGCCGTGGGCACGCTACCTGGGCCACGGGTTGTTTATCGTATTGGCGCTAGGCCTGGCGATGCACTGGTTGCCCGGTTTCTACAACGGGCGTGGCATTGCCCCGCAGCGTTTCACCGAAGATGCAGTGCCCTTCTCGATGTACTTGAACCAGGACAAACCGCTGATTGGCTTCTGGCTGTTGCTGGCCTGCCCGTGGATTGTGGCGCGGCGCTCGTTGCGTTTGTCGCTCTGTGTGGCGGCGCTGGCACTGACCTTGACAGCCGTTGTTGCGCTCGGTGGAGCAGTGCTGCTGGGCATCACCCACTGGGCACCAAAATGGCCGGAGCAGGCGTGGCTATGGGTACTGAACAACTTACTGTTGGTCACGCTGGTGGAAGAGGCGTTGTTTCGAGGCTACGTGCAGGGCGGGCTGAGCCGGCGGTTCAAACATTTGTCGTATGGCGACAACGTAGCGTTGTTGCTGGCTTCGTTGCTGTTTGGGCTGGTCCACCTTGGCGCGGGGTGGCAGTGGACGTTACTGGCAACCATTGCGGGAGCGGGGTATGGGTTGGCGTATCGGTTTGGTGGGTTGGGGGCTGCGGTCTTGACGCATTTTGGGGTGAATTTGGTGCATTTTGGGTTGTTTGTTTATCCGATGTTGGCTTAG
- a CDS encoding DMT family transporter, with amino-acid sequence MSVLSKQSVAAAASTSLFVLLWSSGAIFSKWGLAHASPFAFLLIRFATALTGLVVLIPIFKLKLPRPGKPMLYAAATGLVLLGAYQIFYLLALDLKVTPGVMATIMGVQPILTVVLMERRRSLSRLFGLALGLAGLIMVVYQGIGLSGMSLAGMLFGLLALASMTFGSIMQKRITDNPLGTLPVQYLAGLLLCSVFVPFQPFHFEHSSGFYLPVLWMGLVVSLLATLLLYRLIARGNLVNVTSLFYLVPAVTAVMDYLIFGNRLAMLSAMGMGLIIVGLVFVFRKN; translated from the coding sequence ATGTCTGTTCTTTCGAAACAATCCGTGGCCGCGGCGGCCTCGACGAGCCTGTTTGTCTTGCTGTGGAGCAGCGGGGCGATCTTCTCCAAATGGGGCCTGGCCCACGCCTCACCCTTCGCGTTTCTGCTGATTCGCTTTGCCACTGCCCTCACGGGCCTGGTAGTGCTTATTCCCATCTTCAAATTGAAACTGCCGCGTCCTGGCAAGCCCATGCTGTATGCAGCGGCGACCGGGCTGGTGCTGTTGGGGGCCTATCAGATTTTCTACCTGTTGGCCCTGGACCTGAAAGTGACGCCCGGCGTGATGGCGACCATCATGGGCGTGCAGCCGATTCTCACGGTCGTGCTGATGGAACGTCGGCGTTCGTTGAGCCGGCTGTTTGGTCTGGCGTTGGGTTTGGCGGGGCTGATCATGGTGGTGTACCAAGGCATCGGTCTGTCCGGCATGTCCCTCGCGGGGATGCTGTTCGGGCTGCTGGCCCTGGCCAGCATGACCTTCGGCTCAATCATGCAAAAGCGCATCACCGACAACCCCTTGGGCACGCTGCCGGTGCAGTACCTGGCGGGGCTGCTGCTGTGTTCGGTGTTTGTGCCGTTCCAGCCGTTCCACTTCGAACACAGCAGCGGTTTTTACCTGCCGGTGCTGTGGATGGGGCTGGTGGTGTCGTTGCTGGCCACTCTGTTGCTGTACCGCCTGATCGCCCGGGGCAACCTGGTGAATGTCACCAGTCTGTTTTACCTGGTACCGGCGGTGACGGCGGTGATGGACTACCTGATCTTTGGCAACAGGCTTGCGATGTTGAGCGCGATGGGGATGGGGTTAATTATCGTTGGGTTGGTGTTCGTCTTCCGTAAGAACTGA
- the aceK gene encoding bifunctional isocitrate dehydrogenase kinase/phosphatase, with product MSQSALAVAQVILNGFDDYREHFRQITDGARERFEKAQWQQGQAASAARINLYEEKVSEVTARLRERFDEAALLNINVWPLVKSAYIGLIDLRFDDELSETWYNSIFCGLFSHDLISDGCMFIHTTRPSLRRARAAQTRTYTPAGKIPEMLAQIFADYRFSEPYADLAVDLHRLETQLRENLPDWVCKDPDLKVELFSSVLYRNKGAYLVGRIYTRDEQWPLVIPLLHREGQGIQIDALITDEADVSIIFSFTRSYFMVDVPVPAEFIGFLKRILPGKHIAELYTSIGFYKHGKSEFYRALINHLATTDDQFIMAPGVRGMVMSVFTLPGFNTVFKIIKDRFSPSKNVNRATVIEKYRLVKSVDRVGRMADTQEFADFRFPLSKFEPECLAELLEVAAGTVEVEGDTVLIRHCWTERRMTPLNLYLDNANPAQVREALEDYGLAIKQLAAANIFPGDMLLKNFGVTRHGRVVFYDYDEICFLTEANFRHIPAPRTPEDEMASEPWYSIGPLDVFPEEFPPFLFADTGQRKLFDELHGELYNADYWKGLQEAIRAGKVIDVFPYKRKEQP from the coding sequence ATGTCGCAGTCCGCCCTCGCAGTCGCCCAGGTGATCCTCAATGGCTTCGACGATTACCGCGAGCACTTCCGCCAGATCACCGATGGCGCCCGCGAGCGTTTCGAAAAGGCCCAGTGGCAGCAGGGCCAGGCGGCATCGGCGGCGCGCATCAACCTCTATGAAGAAAAGGTCAGTGAGGTGACTGCGCGGCTGCGCGAACGCTTCGATGAGGCTGCATTACTCAATATCAATGTGTGGCCCCTGGTGAAAAGCGCCTACATCGGCCTGATCGACCTGCGCTTCGACGATGAACTCTCCGAGACCTGGTACAACTCGATTTTCTGCGGGTTGTTCAGTCACGACCTGATCAGCGACGGTTGCATGTTCATCCACACCACCCGCCCCAGCCTGCGCCGGGCACGGGCCGCGCAGACGCGCACCTACACGCCCGCCGGGAAAATCCCGGAAATGCTGGCGCAGATCTTTGCCGATTACCGCTTCAGCGAACCTTACGCCGACCTGGCCGTCGACCTTCATCGTCTCGAAACCCAACTGCGGGAAAACCTGCCGGACTGGGTGTGCAAGGACCCGGACCTCAAGGTCGAGCTGTTTTCTTCGGTGCTCTACCGTAATAAAGGCGCGTACCTCGTAGGACGCATCTACACCCGCGACGAACAATGGCCGCTGGTCATCCCGCTGTTGCACCGCGAAGGGCAGGGTATCCAGATCGATGCGTTGATCACCGACGAAGCCGATGTGTCGATCATCTTCTCGTTCACCCGTTCCTACTTCATGGTGGATGTACCGGTGCCGGCGGAATTCATCGGCTTTCTCAAGCGCATCCTGCCGGGCAAGCACATCGCCGAGTTGTATACCTCCATCGGGTTCTACAAGCACGGCAAGTCGGAGTTTTACCGCGCGCTGATCAACCACCTCGCGACCACCGACGATCAGTTCATCATGGCCCCCGGTGTGCGCGGCATGGTGATGAGCGTGTTTACCCTGCCGGGCTTCAACACGGTGTTCAAGATCATCAAGGACCGGTTTTCACCGTCGAAAAACGTCAACCGCGCCACGGTGATCGAGAAATACCGCCTGGTCAAAAGCGTCGATCGGGTGGGTCGCATGGCCGACACACAGGAGTTCGCCGACTTCCGTTTCCCCTTGAGCAAATTCGAACCGGAGTGCCTGGCCGAACTGCTGGAAGTCGCCGCCGGCACCGTCGAGGTTGAAGGTGACACGGTGCTGATCCGCCACTGCTGGACCGAACGGCGCATGACCCCGCTCAACCTCTACCTGGACAATGCCAACCCCGCCCAGGTGCGCGAAGCCCTGGAAGACTACGGCCTGGCGATCAAGCAGTTGGCGGCGGCGAACATTTTCCCCGGCGACATGCTGTTGAAGAACTTCGGCGTCACCCGCCACGGCCGCGTAGTGTTCTACGACTACGACGAAATCTGCTTTCTCACCGAGGCCAACTTCCGCCATATCCCGGCACCGCGCACCCCCGAGGACGAAATGGCCTCCGAGCCCTGGTACTCCATCGGCCCGTTGGATGTATTCCCCGAGGAATTCCCGCCGTTCCTGTTCGCCGACACCGGCCAGCGCAAGCTGTTCGATGAGCTGCACGGCGAGTTGTACAACGCGGATTACTGGAAGGGCCTGCAAGAGGCGATTCGTGCGGGCAAGGTCATCGATGTATTCCCTTATAAGAGAAAAGAGCAGCCATAA
- a CDS encoding glycosyltransferase, translating to MKILHFYKTFAADQHGGVEMFIRHLTRATSQQGCENVVLSLSKDAMPCTQTADYQLVQAKEDFNLASTGFSLSAFKKFSTLAQSADLIHYHFPWPFMDVVHFATRVQKPTVVTYHSDIVRQKFLKCLYTPLQKLFLESVDRIVATSPNYIESSPVLAKYRHKTSAIPIGLEESMYPEPEVDKVAELRMQHGKFFLFVGVLRYYKGLEYLLRAMEGKDWPLLIVGAGPLEQELIRIAVEGKLSSVRFIGQVSEQEKVNLLKACYAVVFPSHLRSEAFGISLLEAAMFGKPMICSEIGTGTSYINQNNISGLVVPPGNSLAMRLAMEQLWSSPELAAVYGAAARERYLKVFTSRAMGEAYMNVYSELVSEGTKGD from the coding sequence TTGAAGATTCTACATTTTTATAAAACATTTGCAGCTGATCAGCATGGCGGCGTGGAGATGTTTATCCGGCATTTGACCCGTGCGACAAGTCAGCAGGGGTGTGAAAATGTAGTGTTATCACTATCAAAGGACGCAATGCCGTGTACACAGACGGCCGACTACCAATTGGTTCAGGCGAAAGAAGATTTTAATCTGGCGTCGACTGGATTTTCTCTATCCGCTTTCAAGAAGTTTTCAACCTTGGCTCAATCAGCCGATCTTATCCACTACCACTTCCCTTGGCCATTTATGGATGTGGTTCACTTCGCCACACGCGTTCAAAAGCCTACCGTAGTGACCTATCACTCGGATATTGTTAGGCAGAAGTTTTTGAAGTGCCTTTATACTCCCTTGCAGAAGTTATTCCTTGAAAGTGTCGACCGCATTGTGGCTACTAGCCCAAATTATATCGAGAGTTCACCTGTTTTGGCAAAATACCGCCATAAGACAAGTGCTATTCCAATTGGTTTGGAGGAATCCATGTATCCCGAGCCTGAGGTTGATAAAGTTGCTGAGCTGCGCATGCAGCACGGTAAGTTTTTTCTGTTCGTCGGTGTTCTTCGCTACTACAAAGGTCTTGAGTACTTATTGCGGGCCATGGAAGGAAAAGACTGGCCCCTGCTGATTGTTGGCGCTGGACCATTGGAGCAAGAATTAATCAGAATTGCAGTAGAGGGAAAATTAAGCAGCGTGCGCTTCATTGGTCAAGTGTCTGAACAGGAAAAAGTCAACTTGCTTAAGGCGTGTTATGCGGTGGTCTTTCCTTCACATCTGCGATCAGAGGCTTTTGGTATAAGCCTGCTTGAAGCTGCAATGTTTGGAAAACCGATGATATGCAGTGAGATTGGTACTGGAACTAGCTACATCAATCAAAATAATATTTCGGGATTGGTTGTTCCTCCAGGTAATTCACTGGCGATGCGTCTTGCTATGGAGCAACTTTGGAGTTCTCCTGAGCTGGCGGCCGTCTATGGGGCCGCAGCTCGAGAAAGGTATCTGAAGGTATTCACGTCCCGTGCGATGGGGGAGGCGTATATGAATGTCTATTCCGAATTGGTTTCCGAGGGTACTAAAGGGGATTAA